One Phoenix dactylifera cultivar Barhee BC4 chromosome 14, palm_55x_up_171113_PBpolish2nd_filt_p, whole genome shotgun sequence DNA window includes the following coding sequences:
- the LOC103709963 gene encoding uncharacterized protein LOC103709963, giving the protein MQDQFHFPSCFTPGEPMADDPTSIAATKSGQSIVTSVYRTKIAGHCRLITVTWCKDVLVHGLSVSVEERSDSVDETNININTNQHMSCKVELRPWYFWRKHGSKRFHVEGKPVDVFWDLKSAKFSGEPEPQSNYYVAVVSDEEVVLLLGDLNTEAYRRTGSRPATIDATLVSRKEHVFGRRRFATRAKFSEKGKLHEILIECSSDGSGSSIGGNMDPEMVIKIDGHVAIHVRHLQWKFRGNQSVTVNKARVEVYWDVHDWIFSPGPRHALFIFKPSPLLRSSAPTSSSLSSFDGKNATVDGSSGFCLFLYACKLE; this is encoded by the coding sequence ATGCAAGACCAATTCCACTTCCCTTCCTGCTTCACACCCGGCGAGCCGATGGCCGATGATCCCACATCTATTGCTGCAACCAAGTCAGGCCAGAGCATCGTGACATCGGTATATCGGACCAAGATCGCAGGCCATTGCCGGTTGATCACTGTGACTTGGTGCAAAGATGTCCTAGTTCATGGCCTCTCCGTTTCAGTGGAGGAAAGATCAGACAGTGTTGATGAGACCAACATCAACATTAATACCAACCAGCACATGAGCTGCAAGGTGGAGCTGCGGCCATGGTATTTCTGGCGCAAGCATGGCTCGAAGCGCTTCCATGTCGAAGGGAAGCCTGTCGACGTGTTCTGGGATCTCAAGAGTGCGAAATTCTCGGGAGAACCCGAGCCTCAATCCAACTACTACGTCGCAGTGGTCTCCGACGAGGAGGTGGTCCTCCTCCTAGGCGATCTTAACACGGAGGCCTACCGGAGGACGGGGTCTCGGCCGGCGACCATAGATGCCACTTTGGTGTCCAGAAAGGAGCATGTCTTCGGTAGGAGAAGGTTCGCGACAAGAGCCAAGTTCAGCGAGAAGGGGAAGCTCCATGAGATATTGATAGAGTGCAGCAGTGATGGCAGCGGCAGCAGCATCGGTGGGAACATGGATCCAGAGATGGTGATAAAGATTGACGGGCATGTCGCCATCCATGTGAGACATCTCCAATGGAAGTTCAGAGGCAATCAATCTGTAACAGTTAACAAAGCTAGAGTGGAGGTATATTGGGATGTTCATGACTGGATCTTCAGCCCTGGTCCAAGGCATGCATTGTTCATATTCAAGCCATCGCCACTACTGCGTTCTTCGGCGCCAACATCATCTTCATTGAGTTCTTTTGATGGAAAGAATGCCACTGTAGATGGGTCATCTGGATTTTGCTTGTTTCTTTATGCCTGCAAGTTAGAATGA